In one Apteryx mantelli isolate bAptMan1 chromosome 9, bAptMan1.hap1, whole genome shotgun sequence genomic region, the following are encoded:
- the CLCN2 gene encoding chloride channel protein 2 isoform X1 — MASESAAQRALQYEQTLMYGRYTQDLGTFAKDEAARLRLQQERWDGGGTRPRRPSELLEYSQGRCAPCRVCAVQCQQFLISKVGEDWIFLILLGLVMALVSWAMDFAIATCLQAQKWMYGGLDTNVLLQYLAWVTYPTVLITFSAGFTQILAPQAVGSGIPEMKTILRGVVLKEYLTLKTFVAKVIGLTCALGSGMPLGKEGPFVHIASMCAALLSRFLSLFGGIYENEARNIEMLAAACAVGVGCCFAAPIGGVLFSIEVTSTFFAVRNYWRGFFAATFSAFIFRVLAVWNKDEETITALFKTRFRLDFPFDLQELPAFAVIGIASGFGGALFVYLNRKIVQFMRRQKTINRFLMKKRLLFPALVTLLISTLTFPPGFGQFMAGQLTQKDTLVTLFDNQTWAKQGLSEEFEYMGILEAWRHPRSNVFVTLVIFILMKFWMSALATTIPVPCGAFMPVFVIGAAFGRLVGESMAAWFPDGIHTNSNTYRIVPGGYAVVGAAALSGAVTHTVSTAVIVFELTGQISHILPVMIAVILANAVAQSLQPSLYDSIIRIKKLPYLPELGWGHEKYNVRVEDIMVRDIRYITLNCKYRDLQHVLHSTKLKSLALVESAESMILLGSIERAQVVSLLSHQLSPERRLQALREKVLAEQPGTTEDGHRLSDAGVRFQISTEASSFAPVRGSSRKPLKSALKRVPSGLAESPPAGTTDHTGIALKSLFCANTAAEPTEAQGTAQRKVKHVRISISEDLELGDKMTPLEVMEWEEQQLDQPVDFSSAKIDPAPFQLVEHTSLHKTHTVFSLLGLDHAYVTSIGRLVGMVSLKELRKAIEGSLTAKGVKVRPPLASFRDSTTSASEPDTTDIRQLWDRHQHHPMPREAGPADEASPDKSQ; from the exons atgGCCTCGGAGAGCGCGGCGCAGCGGGCGCTGCAGTATGAGCAGACCCTG ATGTATGGGCGCTACACACAGGACTTGGGCACCTTCGCCAAGGACGAGgcggcccggctgcggctgcagcAGGAGCGCTGGGATGGCGGCGGCACACGGCCCCGGCGCCCCTCGGAGCTGCTCGAGTACAGCCAGGGCCGCTGTGCCCCCTGCCGCG TGTGCGCTGTGCAGTGCCAGCAGTTCCTCATCTCCAAGGTGGGTGAGGACTggatcttcctcatcctcctggGGCTGGTCATGGCACTGGTGAGCTGGGCCATGGACTTTGCCATCGCCACGTGCCTCCAAG CCCAGAAGTGGATGTACGGGGGTCTGGACACCAACGTGCTGCTGCAGTACCTGGCCTGGGTCACCTACCCCACCGTGCTCATCACCTTCTCGGCCGGCTTCACCCAGATCCTCGCACCCCAGGCTGTGG GCTCGGGGATCCCCGAGATGAAGACCATCCTGCGGGGCGTCGTGCTGAAGGAGTACCTCACCCTCAAGACCTTCGTGGCCAAGGTGATCGGGCTGACGTGTGCCCTGGGCAGCGGCATGCCCCTGGGCAAGGAG GGCCCCTTCGTCCACATCGCCAGCATGTGCGCGGCACTGCTCAGCCGCTTCCTCTCCCTCTTCGGCGGCATCTACGAG AACGAGGCGAGGAACATCGAAATGCTGGCAGCCGCCTGTGCCGTTGGCGTCGGCTGCTGCTTCGCCGCCCCCATTGGAG GTGTCTTGTTCAGCATCGAGGTCACCTCCACTTTCTTTGCCGTCCGCAACTACTGGCGCGGCTTCTTCGCTGCTACCTTCAGCGCCTTCATCTTCCGTGTCCTCGCAGTCTGGAACAAGGATGAAG AGACAATCACGGCGCTGTTCAAAACCCGCTTCCGCCTCGACTTCCCCTTCGACCTGCAGGAGTTGCCTGCCTTCGCTGTCATCGG GATCGCCAGTGGCTTTGGGGGCGCGCTCTTCGTCTACCTCAACCGCAAGATCGTGCAGTTCATGCGCCGCCAGAAGACCATCAACCGCTTCCTCATGAAGAA GCGTCTGCTCTTTCCTGCCCTGGTGACGCTGCTCATCTCCACACTGACCTTCCCGCCCGGCTTCGGACAGTTCATGGCTGGCCAG CTCACCCAGAAGGACACCCTGGTGACGCTGTTCGACAACCAAACGTGGGCCAAGCAGGGGTTGAGTGAGGAGTTTGAGTACATGGGCATCTTGGAGGCTTGGCGCCACCCTCGCTCCAACGTCTTCGTCACCCTCGTCATCTTCATCCTCATGAAG TTCTGGATGTCAGCCCTGGCCACCACCATCCCTGTGCCCTGTGGAGCCTTCATGCCCGTCTTTGTCATTG GGGCAGCCTTCGGGCGCCTGGTGGGTGAGAGCATGGCGGCCTGGTTCCCAGACGGCATCCACACCAACAGCAACACCTACCGCATCGTGCCAGGGGGCTACGCCGTGGTGG GGGCGGCCGCGCTGTCAGGCGCTGTCACCCACACGGTGTCCACGGCTGTCATCGTCTTCGAGTTGACGGGGCAGATCTCCCACATTCTGCCCGTCATGATCGCTGTGATCCTGGCCAACGCTGTGGCCCAGAGCCTCCAGCCCTCCCTCTATGACAGCATCATCCGCATCAAGAAGCTACCCTATCTCCCCGAGCTGGGCTGGGGACACGA GAAATACAACGTGCGGGTGGAGGATATCATGGTGCGGGACATCCGCTACATCACCCTCAACTGCAAATACCGAGACCTGCAGCACGTCCTGCACAGCACCAAGTTGAAGAGCCTGGCGCTGGTGGAGTCAGCTG AGTCCATGATCCTGCTGGGCTCCATTGAGCGGGCGCaggtggtgtccctgctcagccACCAGCTCAGCCCTGAGCGACGGCTCCAGGCTCTGCGGGAAAAGGTGCTGGCAGAGCAGCCGGGCACCACCGAGGATGGGCACCGGCTCTCCGACGCAGGTGTGCGCTTCCAG ATCAGCACTGAGGCGTCATCCTTCGCCCCCGTGCGCGGCAGCTCCCGCAAGCCCCTGAAGTCAGCGCTCAAGCGGGTGCCCAGCGGCTTGGCGGAGAGCCCCCCGG CGGGCACCACTGACCACACCGGCATCGCTCTCAAGAGCCTCTTCTGTGCCaacactgctgcagagcccaCCGAG GCCCAGGGCACCGCCCAGCGCAAGGTCAAACACGTCCGCATTTCCATCTCG GAGGATCTGGAGCTGGGTGACAAGATGACCCCGCTGGAG GTGATGGAGTGGGAGGAGCAGCAGCTAGACCAGCCTGTGGACTTCAGCAGTGCCAAGATCGACCCCGCGCCCTTCCAGCTGGTGGAGCACACGTCGCTGCACAAG ACCCACACCGTCTTCTCACTGCTGGGCCTCGACCACGCGTACGTCACCAGCATCGGGCGGCTGGTGGGCATGGTGTCGCTCAAGGAG CTGCGCAAGGCCATCGAGGGCTCGCTGACGGCCAAGGGGGTGAAGGTGCGCCCGCCGCTCGCCAGCTTCCGCGACAGCACCACCAGCGCCAGCGAGCCCGACACCACCGACATCCGCCAGCTCTGGGACCGCCACCAGCACCACCCCATGCCCCGCGAGGCCGGCCCCGCTGACGAGGCCTCCCCCGACAAGAGCCAGTGA
- the CLCN2 gene encoding chloride channel protein 2 isoform X3 — MASESAAQRALQYEQTLMYGRYTQDLGTFAKDEAARLRLQQERWDGGGTRPRRPSELLEYSQGRCAPCRVCAVQCQQFLISKVGEDWIFLILLGLVMALVSWAMDFAIATCLQAQKWMYGGLDTNVLLQYLAWVTYPTVLITFSAGFTQILAPQAVGSGIPEMKTILRGVVLKEYLTLKTFVAKVIGLTCALGSGMPLGKEGPFVHIASMCAALLSRFLSLFGGIYENEARNIEMLAAACAVGVGCCFAAPIGGVLFSIEVTSTFFAVRNYWRGFFAATFSAFIFRVLAVWNKDEETITALFKTRFRLDFPFDLQELPAFAVIGIASGFGGALFVYLNRKIVQFMRRQKTINRFLMKKRLLFPALVTLLISTLTFPPGFGQFMAGQLTQKDTLVTLFDNQTWAKQGLSEEFEYMGILEAWRHPRSNVFVTLVIFILMKFWMSALATTIPVPCGAFMPVFVIGAAFGRLVGESMAAWFPDGIHTNSNTYRIVPGGYAVVGAAALSGAVTHTVSTAVIVFELTGQISHILPVMIAVILANAVAQSLQPSLYDSIIRIKKLPYLPELGWGHEKYNVRVEDIMVRDIRYITLNCKYRDLQHVLHSTKLKSLALVESAESMILLGSIERAQVVSLLSHQLSPERRLQALREKVLAEQPGTTEDGHRLSDAGVRFQISTEASSFAPVRGSSRKPLKSALKRVPSGLAESPPAGTTDHTGIALKSLFCANTAAEPTEEDLELGDKMTPLEVMEWEEQQLDQPVDFSSAKIDPAPFQLVEHTSLHKTHTVFSLLGLDHAYVTSIGRLVGMVSLKELRKAIEGSLTAKGVKVRPPLASFRDSTTSASEPDTTDIRQLWDRHQHHPMPREAGPADEASPDKSQ, encoded by the exons atgGCCTCGGAGAGCGCGGCGCAGCGGGCGCTGCAGTATGAGCAGACCCTG ATGTATGGGCGCTACACACAGGACTTGGGCACCTTCGCCAAGGACGAGgcggcccggctgcggctgcagcAGGAGCGCTGGGATGGCGGCGGCACACGGCCCCGGCGCCCCTCGGAGCTGCTCGAGTACAGCCAGGGCCGCTGTGCCCCCTGCCGCG TGTGCGCTGTGCAGTGCCAGCAGTTCCTCATCTCCAAGGTGGGTGAGGACTggatcttcctcatcctcctggGGCTGGTCATGGCACTGGTGAGCTGGGCCATGGACTTTGCCATCGCCACGTGCCTCCAAG CCCAGAAGTGGATGTACGGGGGTCTGGACACCAACGTGCTGCTGCAGTACCTGGCCTGGGTCACCTACCCCACCGTGCTCATCACCTTCTCGGCCGGCTTCACCCAGATCCTCGCACCCCAGGCTGTGG GCTCGGGGATCCCCGAGATGAAGACCATCCTGCGGGGCGTCGTGCTGAAGGAGTACCTCACCCTCAAGACCTTCGTGGCCAAGGTGATCGGGCTGACGTGTGCCCTGGGCAGCGGCATGCCCCTGGGCAAGGAG GGCCCCTTCGTCCACATCGCCAGCATGTGCGCGGCACTGCTCAGCCGCTTCCTCTCCCTCTTCGGCGGCATCTACGAG AACGAGGCGAGGAACATCGAAATGCTGGCAGCCGCCTGTGCCGTTGGCGTCGGCTGCTGCTTCGCCGCCCCCATTGGAG GTGTCTTGTTCAGCATCGAGGTCACCTCCACTTTCTTTGCCGTCCGCAACTACTGGCGCGGCTTCTTCGCTGCTACCTTCAGCGCCTTCATCTTCCGTGTCCTCGCAGTCTGGAACAAGGATGAAG AGACAATCACGGCGCTGTTCAAAACCCGCTTCCGCCTCGACTTCCCCTTCGACCTGCAGGAGTTGCCTGCCTTCGCTGTCATCGG GATCGCCAGTGGCTTTGGGGGCGCGCTCTTCGTCTACCTCAACCGCAAGATCGTGCAGTTCATGCGCCGCCAGAAGACCATCAACCGCTTCCTCATGAAGAA GCGTCTGCTCTTTCCTGCCCTGGTGACGCTGCTCATCTCCACACTGACCTTCCCGCCCGGCTTCGGACAGTTCATGGCTGGCCAG CTCACCCAGAAGGACACCCTGGTGACGCTGTTCGACAACCAAACGTGGGCCAAGCAGGGGTTGAGTGAGGAGTTTGAGTACATGGGCATCTTGGAGGCTTGGCGCCACCCTCGCTCCAACGTCTTCGTCACCCTCGTCATCTTCATCCTCATGAAG TTCTGGATGTCAGCCCTGGCCACCACCATCCCTGTGCCCTGTGGAGCCTTCATGCCCGTCTTTGTCATTG GGGCAGCCTTCGGGCGCCTGGTGGGTGAGAGCATGGCGGCCTGGTTCCCAGACGGCATCCACACCAACAGCAACACCTACCGCATCGTGCCAGGGGGCTACGCCGTGGTGG GGGCGGCCGCGCTGTCAGGCGCTGTCACCCACACGGTGTCCACGGCTGTCATCGTCTTCGAGTTGACGGGGCAGATCTCCCACATTCTGCCCGTCATGATCGCTGTGATCCTGGCCAACGCTGTGGCCCAGAGCCTCCAGCCCTCCCTCTATGACAGCATCATCCGCATCAAGAAGCTACCCTATCTCCCCGAGCTGGGCTGGGGACACGA GAAATACAACGTGCGGGTGGAGGATATCATGGTGCGGGACATCCGCTACATCACCCTCAACTGCAAATACCGAGACCTGCAGCACGTCCTGCACAGCACCAAGTTGAAGAGCCTGGCGCTGGTGGAGTCAGCTG AGTCCATGATCCTGCTGGGCTCCATTGAGCGGGCGCaggtggtgtccctgctcagccACCAGCTCAGCCCTGAGCGACGGCTCCAGGCTCTGCGGGAAAAGGTGCTGGCAGAGCAGCCGGGCACCACCGAGGATGGGCACCGGCTCTCCGACGCAGGTGTGCGCTTCCAG ATCAGCACTGAGGCGTCATCCTTCGCCCCCGTGCGCGGCAGCTCCCGCAAGCCCCTGAAGTCAGCGCTCAAGCGGGTGCCCAGCGGCTTGGCGGAGAGCCCCCCGG CGGGCACCACTGACCACACCGGCATCGCTCTCAAGAGCCTCTTCTGTGCCaacactgctgcagagcccaCCGAG GAGGATCTGGAGCTGGGTGACAAGATGACCCCGCTGGAG GTGATGGAGTGGGAGGAGCAGCAGCTAGACCAGCCTGTGGACTTCAGCAGTGCCAAGATCGACCCCGCGCCCTTCCAGCTGGTGGAGCACACGTCGCTGCACAAG ACCCACACCGTCTTCTCACTGCTGGGCCTCGACCACGCGTACGTCACCAGCATCGGGCGGCTGGTGGGCATGGTGTCGCTCAAGGAG CTGCGCAAGGCCATCGAGGGCTCGCTGACGGCCAAGGGGGTGAAGGTGCGCCCGCCGCTCGCCAGCTTCCGCGACAGCACCACCAGCGCCAGCGAGCCCGACACCACCGACATCCGCCAGCTCTGGGACCGCCACCAGCACCACCCCATGCCCCGCGAGGCCGGCCCCGCTGACGAGGCCTCCCCCGACAAGAGCCAGTGA
- the CLCN2 gene encoding chloride channel protein 2 isoform X2: MASESAAQRALQYEQTLMYGRYTQDLGTFAKDEAARLRLQQERWDGGGTRPRRPSELLEYSQGRCAPCRVCAVQCQQFLISKVGEDWIFLILLGLVMALVSWAMDFAIATCLQAQKWMYGGLDTNVLLQYLAWVTYPTVLITFSAGFTQILAPQAVGSGIPEMKTILRGVVLKEYLTLKTFVAKVIGLTCALGSGMPLGKEGPFVHIASMCAALLSRFLSLFGGIYENEARNIEMLAAACAVGVGCCFAAPIGGVLFSIEVTSTFFAVRNYWRGFFAATFSAFIFRVLAVWNKDEETITALFKTRFRLDFPFDLQELPAFAVIGGFGGALFVYLNRKIVQFMRRQKTINRFLMKKRLLFPALVTLLISTLTFPPGFGQFMAGQLTQKDTLVTLFDNQTWAKQGLSEEFEYMGILEAWRHPRSNVFVTLVIFILMKFWMSALATTIPVPCGAFMPVFVIGAAFGRLVGESMAAWFPDGIHTNSNTYRIVPGGYAVVGAAALSGAVTHTVSTAVIVFELTGQISHILPVMIAVILANAVAQSLQPSLYDSIIRIKKLPYLPELGWGHEKYNVRVEDIMVRDIRYITLNCKYRDLQHVLHSTKLKSLALVESAESMILLGSIERAQVVSLLSHQLSPERRLQALREKVLAEQPGTTEDGHRLSDAGVRFQISTEASSFAPVRGSSRKPLKSALKRVPSGLAESPPAGTTDHTGIALKSLFCANTAAEPTEAQGTAQRKVKHVRISISEDLELGDKMTPLEVMEWEEQQLDQPVDFSSAKIDPAPFQLVEHTSLHKTHTVFSLLGLDHAYVTSIGRLVGMVSLKELRKAIEGSLTAKGVKVRPPLASFRDSTTSASEPDTTDIRQLWDRHQHHPMPREAGPADEASPDKSQ; encoded by the exons atgGCCTCGGAGAGCGCGGCGCAGCGGGCGCTGCAGTATGAGCAGACCCTG ATGTATGGGCGCTACACACAGGACTTGGGCACCTTCGCCAAGGACGAGgcggcccggctgcggctgcagcAGGAGCGCTGGGATGGCGGCGGCACACGGCCCCGGCGCCCCTCGGAGCTGCTCGAGTACAGCCAGGGCCGCTGTGCCCCCTGCCGCG TGTGCGCTGTGCAGTGCCAGCAGTTCCTCATCTCCAAGGTGGGTGAGGACTggatcttcctcatcctcctggGGCTGGTCATGGCACTGGTGAGCTGGGCCATGGACTTTGCCATCGCCACGTGCCTCCAAG CCCAGAAGTGGATGTACGGGGGTCTGGACACCAACGTGCTGCTGCAGTACCTGGCCTGGGTCACCTACCCCACCGTGCTCATCACCTTCTCGGCCGGCTTCACCCAGATCCTCGCACCCCAGGCTGTGG GCTCGGGGATCCCCGAGATGAAGACCATCCTGCGGGGCGTCGTGCTGAAGGAGTACCTCACCCTCAAGACCTTCGTGGCCAAGGTGATCGGGCTGACGTGTGCCCTGGGCAGCGGCATGCCCCTGGGCAAGGAG GGCCCCTTCGTCCACATCGCCAGCATGTGCGCGGCACTGCTCAGCCGCTTCCTCTCCCTCTTCGGCGGCATCTACGAG AACGAGGCGAGGAACATCGAAATGCTGGCAGCCGCCTGTGCCGTTGGCGTCGGCTGCTGCTTCGCCGCCCCCATTGGAG GTGTCTTGTTCAGCATCGAGGTCACCTCCACTTTCTTTGCCGTCCGCAACTACTGGCGCGGCTTCTTCGCTGCTACCTTCAGCGCCTTCATCTTCCGTGTCCTCGCAGTCTGGAACAAGGATGAAG AGACAATCACGGCGCTGTTCAAAACCCGCTTCCGCCTCGACTTCCCCTTCGACCTGCAGGAGTTGCCTGCCTTCGCTGTCATCGG TGGCTTTGGGGGCGCGCTCTTCGTCTACCTCAACCGCAAGATCGTGCAGTTCATGCGCCGCCAGAAGACCATCAACCGCTTCCTCATGAAGAA GCGTCTGCTCTTTCCTGCCCTGGTGACGCTGCTCATCTCCACACTGACCTTCCCGCCCGGCTTCGGACAGTTCATGGCTGGCCAG CTCACCCAGAAGGACACCCTGGTGACGCTGTTCGACAACCAAACGTGGGCCAAGCAGGGGTTGAGTGAGGAGTTTGAGTACATGGGCATCTTGGAGGCTTGGCGCCACCCTCGCTCCAACGTCTTCGTCACCCTCGTCATCTTCATCCTCATGAAG TTCTGGATGTCAGCCCTGGCCACCACCATCCCTGTGCCCTGTGGAGCCTTCATGCCCGTCTTTGTCATTG GGGCAGCCTTCGGGCGCCTGGTGGGTGAGAGCATGGCGGCCTGGTTCCCAGACGGCATCCACACCAACAGCAACACCTACCGCATCGTGCCAGGGGGCTACGCCGTGGTGG GGGCGGCCGCGCTGTCAGGCGCTGTCACCCACACGGTGTCCACGGCTGTCATCGTCTTCGAGTTGACGGGGCAGATCTCCCACATTCTGCCCGTCATGATCGCTGTGATCCTGGCCAACGCTGTGGCCCAGAGCCTCCAGCCCTCCCTCTATGACAGCATCATCCGCATCAAGAAGCTACCCTATCTCCCCGAGCTGGGCTGGGGACACGA GAAATACAACGTGCGGGTGGAGGATATCATGGTGCGGGACATCCGCTACATCACCCTCAACTGCAAATACCGAGACCTGCAGCACGTCCTGCACAGCACCAAGTTGAAGAGCCTGGCGCTGGTGGAGTCAGCTG AGTCCATGATCCTGCTGGGCTCCATTGAGCGGGCGCaggtggtgtccctgctcagccACCAGCTCAGCCCTGAGCGACGGCTCCAGGCTCTGCGGGAAAAGGTGCTGGCAGAGCAGCCGGGCACCACCGAGGATGGGCACCGGCTCTCCGACGCAGGTGTGCGCTTCCAG ATCAGCACTGAGGCGTCATCCTTCGCCCCCGTGCGCGGCAGCTCCCGCAAGCCCCTGAAGTCAGCGCTCAAGCGGGTGCCCAGCGGCTTGGCGGAGAGCCCCCCGG CGGGCACCACTGACCACACCGGCATCGCTCTCAAGAGCCTCTTCTGTGCCaacactgctgcagagcccaCCGAG GCCCAGGGCACCGCCCAGCGCAAGGTCAAACACGTCCGCATTTCCATCTCG GAGGATCTGGAGCTGGGTGACAAGATGACCCCGCTGGAG GTGATGGAGTGGGAGGAGCAGCAGCTAGACCAGCCTGTGGACTTCAGCAGTGCCAAGATCGACCCCGCGCCCTTCCAGCTGGTGGAGCACACGTCGCTGCACAAG ACCCACACCGTCTTCTCACTGCTGGGCCTCGACCACGCGTACGTCACCAGCATCGGGCGGCTGGTGGGCATGGTGTCGCTCAAGGAG CTGCGCAAGGCCATCGAGGGCTCGCTGACGGCCAAGGGGGTGAAGGTGCGCCCGCCGCTCGCCAGCTTCCGCGACAGCACCACCAGCGCCAGCGAGCCCGACACCACCGACATCCGCCAGCTCTGGGACCGCCACCAGCACCACCCCATGCCCCGCGAGGCCGGCCCCGCTGACGAGGCCTCCCCCGACAAGAGCCAGTGA
- the CLCN2 gene encoding chloride channel protein 2 isoform X4, translating into MASESAAQRALQYEQTLMYGRYTQDLGTFAKDEAARLRLQQERWDGGGTRPRRPSELLEYSQGRCAPCRVCAVQCQQFLISKVGEDWIFLILLGLVMALVSWAMDFAIATCLQAQKWMYGGLDTNVLLQYLAWVTYPTVLITFSAGFTQILAPQAVGSGIPEMKTILRGVVLKEYLTLKTFVAKVIGLTCALGSGMPLGKEGPFVHIASMCAALLSRFLSLFGGIYENEARNIEMLAAACAVGVGCCFAAPIGGVLFSIEVTSTFFAVRNYWRGFFAATFSAFIFRVLAVWNKDEETITALFKTRFRLDFPFDLQELPAFAVIGRLLFPALVTLLISTLTFPPGFGQFMAGQLTQKDTLVTLFDNQTWAKQGLSEEFEYMGILEAWRHPRSNVFVTLVIFILMKFWMSALATTIPVPCGAFMPVFVIGAAFGRLVGESMAAWFPDGIHTNSNTYRIVPGGYAVVGAAALSGAVTHTVSTAVIVFELTGQISHILPVMIAVILANAVAQSLQPSLYDSIIRIKKLPYLPELGWGHEKYNVRVEDIMVRDIRYITLNCKYRDLQHVLHSTKLKSLALVESAESMILLGSIERAQVVSLLSHQLSPERRLQALREKVLAEQPGTTEDGHRLSDAGVRFQISTEASSFAPVRGSSRKPLKSALKRVPSGLAESPPAGTTDHTGIALKSLFCANTAAEPTEAQGTAQRKVKHVRISISEDLELGDKMTPLEVMEWEEQQLDQPVDFSSAKIDPAPFQLVEHTSLHKTHTVFSLLGLDHAYVTSIGRLVGMVSLKELRKAIEGSLTAKGVKVRPPLASFRDSTTSASEPDTTDIRQLWDRHQHHPMPREAGPADEASPDKSQ; encoded by the exons atgGCCTCGGAGAGCGCGGCGCAGCGGGCGCTGCAGTATGAGCAGACCCTG ATGTATGGGCGCTACACACAGGACTTGGGCACCTTCGCCAAGGACGAGgcggcccggctgcggctgcagcAGGAGCGCTGGGATGGCGGCGGCACACGGCCCCGGCGCCCCTCGGAGCTGCTCGAGTACAGCCAGGGCCGCTGTGCCCCCTGCCGCG TGTGCGCTGTGCAGTGCCAGCAGTTCCTCATCTCCAAGGTGGGTGAGGACTggatcttcctcatcctcctggGGCTGGTCATGGCACTGGTGAGCTGGGCCATGGACTTTGCCATCGCCACGTGCCTCCAAG CCCAGAAGTGGATGTACGGGGGTCTGGACACCAACGTGCTGCTGCAGTACCTGGCCTGGGTCACCTACCCCACCGTGCTCATCACCTTCTCGGCCGGCTTCACCCAGATCCTCGCACCCCAGGCTGTGG GCTCGGGGATCCCCGAGATGAAGACCATCCTGCGGGGCGTCGTGCTGAAGGAGTACCTCACCCTCAAGACCTTCGTGGCCAAGGTGATCGGGCTGACGTGTGCCCTGGGCAGCGGCATGCCCCTGGGCAAGGAG GGCCCCTTCGTCCACATCGCCAGCATGTGCGCGGCACTGCTCAGCCGCTTCCTCTCCCTCTTCGGCGGCATCTACGAG AACGAGGCGAGGAACATCGAAATGCTGGCAGCCGCCTGTGCCGTTGGCGTCGGCTGCTGCTTCGCCGCCCCCATTGGAG GTGTCTTGTTCAGCATCGAGGTCACCTCCACTTTCTTTGCCGTCCGCAACTACTGGCGCGGCTTCTTCGCTGCTACCTTCAGCGCCTTCATCTTCCGTGTCCTCGCAGTCTGGAACAAGGATGAAG AGACAATCACGGCGCTGTTCAAAACCCGCTTCCGCCTCGACTTCCCCTTCGACCTGCAGGAGTTGCCTGCCTTCGCTGTCATCGG GCGTCTGCTCTTTCCTGCCCTGGTGACGCTGCTCATCTCCACACTGACCTTCCCGCCCGGCTTCGGACAGTTCATGGCTGGCCAG CTCACCCAGAAGGACACCCTGGTGACGCTGTTCGACAACCAAACGTGGGCCAAGCAGGGGTTGAGTGAGGAGTTTGAGTACATGGGCATCTTGGAGGCTTGGCGCCACCCTCGCTCCAACGTCTTCGTCACCCTCGTCATCTTCATCCTCATGAAG TTCTGGATGTCAGCCCTGGCCACCACCATCCCTGTGCCCTGTGGAGCCTTCATGCCCGTCTTTGTCATTG GGGCAGCCTTCGGGCGCCTGGTGGGTGAGAGCATGGCGGCCTGGTTCCCAGACGGCATCCACACCAACAGCAACACCTACCGCATCGTGCCAGGGGGCTACGCCGTGGTGG GGGCGGCCGCGCTGTCAGGCGCTGTCACCCACACGGTGTCCACGGCTGTCATCGTCTTCGAGTTGACGGGGCAGATCTCCCACATTCTGCCCGTCATGATCGCTGTGATCCTGGCCAACGCTGTGGCCCAGAGCCTCCAGCCCTCCCTCTATGACAGCATCATCCGCATCAAGAAGCTACCCTATCTCCCCGAGCTGGGCTGGGGACACGA GAAATACAACGTGCGGGTGGAGGATATCATGGTGCGGGACATCCGCTACATCACCCTCAACTGCAAATACCGAGACCTGCAGCACGTCCTGCACAGCACCAAGTTGAAGAGCCTGGCGCTGGTGGAGTCAGCTG AGTCCATGATCCTGCTGGGCTCCATTGAGCGGGCGCaggtggtgtccctgctcagccACCAGCTCAGCCCTGAGCGACGGCTCCAGGCTCTGCGGGAAAAGGTGCTGGCAGAGCAGCCGGGCACCACCGAGGATGGGCACCGGCTCTCCGACGCAGGTGTGCGCTTCCAG ATCAGCACTGAGGCGTCATCCTTCGCCCCCGTGCGCGGCAGCTCCCGCAAGCCCCTGAAGTCAGCGCTCAAGCGGGTGCCCAGCGGCTTGGCGGAGAGCCCCCCGG CGGGCACCACTGACCACACCGGCATCGCTCTCAAGAGCCTCTTCTGTGCCaacactgctgcagagcccaCCGAG GCCCAGGGCACCGCCCAGCGCAAGGTCAAACACGTCCGCATTTCCATCTCG GAGGATCTGGAGCTGGGTGACAAGATGACCCCGCTGGAG GTGATGGAGTGGGAGGAGCAGCAGCTAGACCAGCCTGTGGACTTCAGCAGTGCCAAGATCGACCCCGCGCCCTTCCAGCTGGTGGAGCACACGTCGCTGCACAAG ACCCACACCGTCTTCTCACTGCTGGGCCTCGACCACGCGTACGTCACCAGCATCGGGCGGCTGGTGGGCATGGTGTCGCTCAAGGAG CTGCGCAAGGCCATCGAGGGCTCGCTGACGGCCAAGGGGGTGAAGGTGCGCCCGCCGCTCGCCAGCTTCCGCGACAGCACCACCAGCGCCAGCGAGCCCGACACCACCGACATCCGCCAGCTCTGGGACCGCCACCAGCACCACCCCATGCCCCGCGAGGCCGGCCCCGCTGACGAGGCCTCCCCCGACAAGAGCCAGTGA